Proteins from a single region of Abyssalbus ytuae:
- a CDS encoding aldose 1-epimerase family protein produces the protein MKNSEFVSVKSDKTEVNITKTGAEICSIKNKNGIEFMWNANPEIWGSFAPVLFPVIGALKNGKYSFEGKEYTVPKHGFIRNNSSLIIKDHTENSVTFQYPYNRESLKNYPFKFEFNITFSVTGNRLTVNHLINNKGNSPMYFSLGGHPAFKCPLYENESYDDYYLQFEKNETLNTYLLNGNGLQTGTAAPLLNNQSVLPLKHSLFDNDALILKNLKSRNISLNHKQKGPVLNVEFNDFNYVGIWAKPNGNFVCIEPWLGITDHENTNSNFAEKEGIIKLNPKTGFTASYSIQILV, from the coding sequence ATGAAAAATTCTGAATTTGTATCTGTAAAAAGCGATAAAACAGAAGTGAATATCACTAAAACCGGGGCCGAGATATGCAGTATTAAAAATAAAAACGGAATAGAATTTATGTGGAATGCAAATCCCGAAATATGGGGAAGCTTCGCACCTGTACTGTTCCCGGTTATAGGAGCACTTAAAAATGGCAAATATAGCTTTGAAGGAAAAGAATATACAGTACCCAAACACGGCTTTATAAGAAACAACTCATCATTAATAATCAAAGACCATACAGAAAACAGTGTGACCTTTCAATACCCTTACAACAGAGAATCTTTAAAAAACTATCCCTTTAAATTTGAGTTTAACATCACTTTCTCTGTCACCGGCAACCGGCTTACCGTAAACCATCTTATAAACAACAAAGGAAACAGCCCGATGTACTTTTCCCTGGGCGGCCATCCCGCATTTAAATGCCCGCTTTATGAAAATGAAAGCTATGATGACTACTATCTGCAATTTGAAAAGAACGAAACCCTAAACACTTACTTACTAAACGGCAACGGATTACAAACCGGCACCGCAGCTCCCCTTTTAAACAATCAATCCGTTCTTCCTTTAAAACACTCGCTGTTTGATAACGATGCACTTATTTTAAAAAATTTAAAATCACGTAATATCAGCTTAAACCATAAACAAAAAGGCCCTGTCCTTAATGTAGAATTCAATGATTTTAATTATGTGGGCATCTGGGCAAAACCCAACGGAAATTTTGTTTGCATAGAACCCTGGCTGGGAATAACCGATCATGAAAACACCAACAGCAATTTCGCTGAAAAAGAAGGGATTATTAAATTAAACCCAAAAACAGGGTTTACCGCTTCCTACAGCATACAAATATTAGTATGA
- the hutH gene encoding histidine ammonia-lyase: MSKPFLYGKDKLTVSKVLSIAHGQTKAVIDDETGQRILQSEQYVEKIANNTKAVYGINTGFGPLCTTTISAEQTRLLQENILKSHSVGVGEPIDKELSLIMLILKVHSLAKGYSGISKKVIDRILWFIDNDVIPVVPSQGSVGASGDLAPLSHLFLPLIGFGKVFYKNTIQNIDKVYQEHKVTPVQLTPKDGLALINGTQFILAHAVKIVEKLQSILSQADIIGALMLEGLMGSEKPFYPELHATRPYKGNIHVAGRILSLLKDSEISKSHEFCSRVQDPYSLRCMPQIHGASRNAWLHLKETVETELNSVTDNPLVFNEKHTISGGNFHGQPLALPIDYACLAASEIGNVSDRRIYLSLEGEDGLPKLLMKETGINSGFMILQYTTAALASENKGLCFPSSADSIPTSLGQEDHVSMGSIGGRKALKVIENVEKILAIELLCATQAIDFRRPLKSSRVLDKVHDYVRTQIPFADRDRIFYEDIEKAVDIVKSKKLINIVKENTLVPFSSFDDLFEIF, from the coding sequence ATGTCAAAACCCTTTTTATACGGAAAAGATAAATTAACCGTTTCCAAAGTGCTTTCAATAGCCCATGGCCAAACCAAGGCTGTTATTGATGATGAAACCGGGCAAAGAATCCTTCAAAGTGAACAATATGTAGAAAAAATAGCCAATAACACCAAAGCGGTTTATGGCATAAACACCGGCTTCGGCCCCCTGTGTACCACCACCATTTCGGCCGAACAAACCCGGCTGCTGCAGGAAAACATCTTAAAAAGCCACAGTGTGGGAGTGGGTGAACCTATTGACAAAGAACTGTCCCTGATAATGCTCATTCTTAAAGTACACTCCCTGGCCAAAGGATATTCCGGCATAAGTAAAAAGGTAATAGACCGTATACTCTGGTTCATTGATAATGATGTTATCCCCGTGGTTCCCTCGCAGGGATCGGTAGGAGCTTCGGGAGACCTGGCTCCCCTCTCCCACTTGTTCTTACCCCTGATTGGTTTCGGAAAGGTTTTTTATAAAAATACCATTCAGAATATAGATAAAGTTTACCAGGAACACAAAGTAACCCCCGTACAACTCACGCCCAAAGACGGACTTGCATTAATAAACGGTACCCAGTTTATTCTTGCCCATGCAGTAAAGATTGTGGAAAAACTTCAAAGCATTTTATCACAGGCCGACATTATCGGTGCCCTAATGTTGGAAGGACTAATGGGCTCTGAAAAACCTTTTTACCCCGAACTGCACGCCACCCGTCCTTACAAAGGGAATATACATGTAGCAGGCAGGATACTCTCCCTTTTAAAAGATTCTGAAATTTCAAAATCACACGAGTTTTGTTCACGGGTACAAGATCCCTATTCACTACGGTGTATGCCGCAAATTCATGGTGCTTCCAGAAATGCATGGCTGCATTTAAAAGAAACGGTAGAAACCGAATTAAATTCAGTAACCGACAACCCGCTTGTATTTAATGAAAAACATACCATAAGCGGCGGCAACTTTCATGGACAGCCCCTTGCGCTTCCTATAGATTATGCCTGCCTGGCCGCCTCGGAAATAGGAAATGTATCCGATAGAAGAATATATTTGTCCCTTGAAGGAGAAGACGGCCTGCCCAAACTTTTAATGAAGGAAACCGGCATCAACTCCGGTTTTATGATCCTGCAATATACCACCGCTGCCCTGGCAAGTGAGAACAAAGGATTATGCTTTCCCTCCAGTGCCGATAGTATTCCCACCTCCCTGGGCCAGGAAGATCATGTAAGCATGGGATCTATTGGCGGCAGAAAAGCCCTGAAAGTAATTGAAAATGTTGAAAAAATACTCGCCATAGAACTCCTGTGTGCCACCCAGGCCATTGATTTCAGAAGGCCTTTAAAATCAAGCAGGGTACTGGACAAAGTACATGACTATGTAAGAACTCAAATACCTTTTGCAGACCGGGACCGGATTTTTTATGAAGATATAGAAAAAGCCGTGGACATTGTAAAAAGCAAAAAGCTGATAAATATTGTTAAGGAAAATACCCTAGTTCCCTTCAGCAGTTTTGATGACCTATTCGAAATTTTTTAG
- a CDS encoding urocanate hydratase — MNNNTFKQQILQGIPDKLPAKKPYPENVNRAPRRKDILSKEEKQLAIRNALRYFPKEWHKELAEDFAEELNAYGRIYMYRFKPDYKMYARPIEAYPAKTVQAAAIMLMIQNNLDPAVAQHPEELITYGGNGAVFQNWAQYLLTMQYLATMSDTQTLHMYSGHPMGLFPSSKNAPRVVVTNGMMIPNYSTQDDWEKYNALGVTQYGQMTAGSYMYIGPQGIVHGTTITVMNAFRKILKKEEKPSGKIFLTSGLGGMSGAQPKAGNIAGCITVCAEVNPKAAKKRHEQGWVDVLINNMDELIARVKDEITKKATISIAFTGNIVEVWEAFYEHDIYVHVGSDQTSLHNPWSGGYYPAGITFEESNRLIKENPALFKEKVQQSLRRQADAINKHAARGTYFFDYGNAFLLEASRAGADIMAPNRIDFKYPSYVQDILGPMCFDYGFGPFRWVCTSGKPEDLEATDQIALDVMTEIMQKAPAEIRLQMQDNITWIKNAKANKLVVGSQARILYADAEGRMKIAKAFNNAVAQGKTGPVVLGRDHHDVSGTDSPFRETSNIYDGSKFTADMAIHNVIGDSFRGATWVSIHNGGGVGWGEVINGGFGMLLNGTKEAETNLTNMLFYDVNNGIARRSWARNEGALFAAKREMQRTPGLQITLPHLVDDEIFNDLFK; from the coding sequence ATGAATAACAATACATTTAAGCAACAAATACTCCAAGGCATCCCTGATAAATTACCCGCCAAAAAACCATATCCTGAAAATGTAAACAGGGCTCCCAGGCGTAAAGACATCCTTTCAAAGGAAGAAAAACAACTCGCCATAAGAAATGCACTCCGTTATTTTCCCAAAGAATGGCACAAAGAACTGGCTGAGGATTTTGCAGAAGAATTAAATGCTTACGGAAGAATATACATGTACCGCTTTAAACCGGATTACAAAATGTACGCCCGCCCCATAGAAGCATACCCTGCTAAAACTGTACAGGCAGCCGCTATTATGCTTATGATACAAAATAACCTCGACCCTGCCGTAGCCCAACACCCCGAAGAATTGATCACCTATGGCGGAAACGGGGCGGTTTTTCAAAACTGGGCACAATACCTGCTTACCATGCAGTACCTGGCAACTATGTCAGACACTCAAACACTTCATATGTACTCCGGCCACCCCATGGGCCTGTTCCCATCCTCAAAAAATGCTCCACGGGTAGTAGTTACCAACGGTATGATGATCCCTAATTATTCCACCCAGGACGACTGGGAAAAATACAATGCACTGGGCGTAACCCAGTACGGACAAATGACTGCCGGATCCTATATGTACATAGGCCCGCAGGGAATAGTGCACGGCACTACCATTACAGTAATGAATGCCTTCAGAAAAATTTTAAAGAAAGAAGAAAAACCCTCCGGGAAAATATTCCTTACCTCCGGCCTGGGCGGAATGAGCGGTGCACAACCCAAAGCAGGAAACATAGCAGGATGTATTACCGTATGTGCCGAAGTAAACCCTAAAGCCGCAAAAAAAAGGCACGAACAGGGCTGGGTAGATGTGCTTATAAATAATATGGATGAGCTCATTGCCCGTGTAAAAGATGAAATCACAAAAAAAGCAACCATTTCCATTGCTTTTACCGGCAATATAGTAGAAGTATGGGAAGCTTTTTATGAACATGATATTTACGTTCATGTAGGGTCGGACCAAACCTCATTACACAATCCCTGGTCCGGCGGATATTACCCTGCAGGCATCACTTTTGAAGAATCAAATCGACTTATAAAAGAAAACCCCGCCCTGTTTAAAGAAAAAGTGCAGCAGTCATTAAGAAGGCAGGCGGACGCCATTAATAAACATGCTGCCCGGGGAACTTATTTCTTTGATTACGGAAATGCCTTTCTCCTCGAAGCTTCACGAGCAGGAGCCGATATTATGGCTCCGAACCGCATTGACTTTAAATACCCCTCCTATGTACAGGATATTTTAGGCCCTATGTGCTTCGATTATGGTTTTGGCCCCTTCCGCTGGGTATGTACTTCCGGTAAGCCGGAAGACCTGGAGGCCACCGACCAAATTGCACTGGACGTCATGACCGAAATCATGCAAAAAGCTCCCGCCGAAATCCGGCTGCAGATGCAGGACAATATTACCTGGATAAAAAATGCCAAAGCCAACAAACTGGTGGTAGGCTCACAGGCCCGCATTTTGTATGCCGATGCCGAAGGCAGGATGAAAATAGCCAAAGCCTTTAACAATGCTGTTGCACAAGGAAAAACAGGCCCGGTGGTACTGGGCAGGGATCATCATGATGTAAGCGGTACCGACTCCCCTTTCCGCGAAACAAGTAATATATACGACGGCAGTAAATTTACGGCCGATATGGCCATTCATAATGTAATAGGCGACAGTTTCCGGGGAGCCACCTGGGTATCCATCCATAACGGCGGCGGTGTTGGCTGGGGAGAAGTCATAAACGGAGGCTTCGGCATGTTGCTGAACGGAACCAAAGAAGCCGAAACCAATCTCACCAATATGCTTTTTTACGATGTAAATAACGGTATAGCGCGACGGAGCTGGGCCAGGAACGAAGGTGCCCTTTTTGCGGCAAAAAGAGAAATGCAACGTACCCCCGGCCTGCAAATTACCTTACCCCACCTCGTTGATGATGAAATTTTTAATGATCTTTTTAAATGA
- the hutI gene encoding imidazolonepropionase, which produces MNSKKLKLTGPFKQIITLAGLPLRGPLKNEHLEIIDEGGILIENDTIIEVGKFESLKHKAGHIEYIEEDLVALPGFIDAHTHICFAGSRARDYAMRNAGKTYLEIAREGGGIWDTVTKTRQATVEELTRNTIKRAEKHLQNGVTTIEVKSGYGLSVEEELKMLRAITKANESTQADLIPTCLAAHILPKDFEGSHEAYLKQMASTLLPEVKSRKLANRVDIFIEEEAFDGRVALEYLKKAAHAGFDITVHADQFSTGGSKIAIEAGAVSADHLEASTNKEIQQLAKSNVIPVALPGASLGLGCNFTPARKLLDAGTSLVIASDWNPGSAPMGNLLTQASILGSYQKLSNAEVLAAITFRAATALKLTDRGKIEKGLLADVTAFPCRDVNEILYHQGELKPTRIWKKGKQRK; this is translated from the coding sequence ATGAACAGCAAAAAATTAAAACTTACCGGTCCCTTTAAACAAATAATTACCCTCGCCGGCCTTCCCCTAAGAGGGCCTTTAAAAAATGAACACCTGGAAATTATTGATGAAGGAGGAATTCTTATAGAAAACGATACCATTATTGAAGTGGGAAAATTTGAATCCCTTAAACATAAAGCCGGCCATATAGAATATATAGAAGAAGACCTCGTTGCCCTCCCCGGTTTTATCGATGCCCATACCCATATATGTTTTGCAGGCAGCAGGGCCAGGGATTACGCCATGAGAAATGCCGGAAAAACATACCTTGAAATTGCCAGGGAAGGCGGCGGTATATGGGATACGGTTACCAAAACAAGGCAAGCCACTGTAGAAGAGTTAACCCGGAATACCATAAAAAGAGCCGAAAAACATTTACAAAACGGAGTTACCACCATAGAAGTAAAAAGTGGCTATGGCCTGTCCGTTGAAGAAGAATTAAAAATGCTCAGAGCCATTACAAAAGCCAATGAAAGTACACAAGCCGATTTAATCCCCACCTGCCTGGCAGCCCATATATTACCCAAAGATTTTGAAGGCAGCCACGAAGCTTATTTAAAACAAATGGCCTCTACCCTGCTCCCCGAAGTAAAATCCCGAAAACTGGCAAACAGGGTCGATATTTTTATAGAAGAAGAAGCTTTTGACGGCCGGGTAGCTTTAGAATATTTAAAAAAGGCTGCCCATGCAGGTTTTGACATTACCGTGCATGCCGACCAGTTTTCTACCGGAGGAAGCAAAATTGCCATAGAAGCCGGGGCCGTAAGTGCCGATCATTTAGAAGCCAGCACCAATAAAGAAATACAACAACTCGCAAAAAGCAATGTGATACCCGTAGCCCTGCCCGGGGCCTCCCTGGGCCTGGGCTGCAATTTTACCCCTGCACGAAAATTACTCGATGCCGGCACCAGCCTTGTCATTGCATCCGACTGGAACCCGGGCTCTGCCCCCATGGGAAACCTGTTAACCCAGGCAAGCATATTAGGCAGCTATCAAAAGCTATCCAACGCCGAAGTACTGGCTGCCATAACCTTTCGGGCCGCCACAGCTTTAAAACTAACTGACAGGGGAAAAATAGAAAAAGGACTGCTGGCTGATGTTACCGCATTTCCATGCCGTGATGTGAACGAAATTCTGTATCACCAGGGAGAATTAAAGCCCACCCGTATATGGAAAAAAGGAAAACAGAGAAAATAA
- a CDS encoding NAD-dependent epimerase/dehydratase family protein, whose protein sequence is MKKILITGGFGKIAKYFIKNFEEKYKITVADIITDNHTFSDRILIERVDLSDAAACMKLCKGIDIVIHLAGIANPDSTFDEVLKANIIATKNIFESAVKAGCKKIIYASSAQTIEGYSEDIQVNKNMSVRPKNLYGVSKCFGEALGAYYAFQKKISLICLRIGAYEFPQDFTEMNARDLSAYLHPDDFNQLLAGCIETENIQYEILNAISNNTYKRLDISQSKEKVGYQPKANAFELFKLKK, encoded by the coding sequence ATGAAGAAAATATTAATTACCGGAGGATTTGGGAAAATAGCTAAGTACTTTATTAAAAATTTTGAGGAAAAGTATAAAATAACTGTTGCCGACATTATTACGGATAATCATACCTTTTCGGACCGTATACTAATTGAAAGAGTAGATTTATCAGATGCAGCAGCCTGCATGAAATTATGTAAAGGAATAGATATTGTAATACATTTAGCGGGGATTGCAAATCCGGACTCTACTTTTGATGAAGTTCTCAAAGCAAATATTATTGCTACGAAAAACATATTTGAATCGGCCGTAAAAGCCGGATGCAAAAAAATAATATATGCCAGCAGCGCGCAAACTATAGAAGGATACAGTGAAGACATTCAGGTAAACAAAAATATGTCCGTAAGGCCTAAAAACTTGTATGGGGTTTCTAAATGTTTCGGGGAAGCACTGGGAGCTTATTACGCTTTCCAAAAGAAAATTTCGTTAATATGTTTAAGAATAGGTGCATATGAATTTCCGCAGGATTTTACCGAAATGAACGCCAGAGATTTAAGTGCTTATTTGCACCCTGATGATTTTAACCAGTTACTGGCAGGATGTATTGAAACAGAAAATATACAATACGAAATTTTAAATGCAATATCCAACAATACATACAAAAGGCTGGATATTTCACAATCGAAAGAAAAGGTTGGTTATCAGCCAAAAGCCAATGCGTTTGAATTATTTAAACTAAAAAAGTAA
- the hutF gene encoding formimidoylglutamate deiminase: MVYKFKGLLQNRGWIENAYVTVDGRGKITDISTHNKEGVQEINGYAIPGFQNAHSHAFQYAMAGLAERHEGSLNPDDFWSWREAMYNLALSINPDQMEAIATMLYAEMLRYGYTNVAEFHYVHHGRSGNTYDNPAEMGARLIAAAKNAGIGITLIPIFYQKGGFGKDPSAKQRRFISKTTEDYYKLLKSSQKACTYYEHANTGIGIHSLRGVEPSDVVEVSENGQKDIPFHIHISEQLKEVNDSVEYLGQRPVEWLLDHINLNDRFHLVHATHLTRQETCGIAACKANVVLCPSTEGNLGDGLFPLKKYQDDGGKWSIGTDSHIGLNPFEELRILDYGQRLTTHKRNSFFSEKENDSGTYALEMATLTGRKAMNNFTTEYFKTGEPFNACIIDADSPLVSASTLKNLNSTLVYTADSGMLLGTISQGKMMVENNIHQYKDSIRKKFTEAIKSLNSR, from the coding sequence ATGGTTTACAAATTCAAAGGATTGTTACAAAACCGGGGATGGATTGAAAATGCTTATGTTACGGTCGATGGCCGGGGTAAAATAACAGACATTTCTACACATAATAAAGAAGGCGTACAAGAAATAAACGGGTATGCAATCCCGGGTTTTCAGAATGCCCACTCACATGCGTTTCAATATGCAATGGCAGGTTTGGCCGAAAGACACGAAGGTTCATTAAACCCGGATGATTTCTGGAGCTGGAGAGAGGCCATGTATAATCTGGCACTCAGCATTAATCCTGATCAAATGGAAGCCATAGCTACCATGTTATATGCTGAAATGCTGCGCTACGGTTACACCAACGTGGCAGAATTTCATTACGTACATCATGGCAGAAGCGGTAATACTTATGATAACCCGGCCGAGATGGGAGCCCGTTTAATAGCTGCTGCCAAGAATGCCGGTATAGGGATTACTTTAATTCCCATTTTTTATCAGAAAGGAGGTTTCGGAAAAGATCCTTCAGCAAAACAAAGGCGTTTTATCAGCAAAACCACAGAGGACTATTATAAATTGCTTAAAAGTTCACAAAAAGCCTGTACATATTATGAACATGCTAATACAGGAATAGGTATTCATTCTTTACGCGGCGTGGAGCCTTCAGACGTAGTTGAAGTATCCGAAAACGGGCAAAAAGATATACCATTTCACATTCATATATCCGAACAGTTAAAAGAAGTAAACGATTCGGTAGAATATCTGGGGCAGCGGCCGGTGGAATGGCTTTTGGATCATATCAATTTAAATGACAGGTTTCATTTGGTGCATGCTACTCATTTAACCCGGCAAGAAACCTGTGGAATAGCAGCATGCAAAGCCAATGTAGTATTATGCCCGAGTACCGAAGGGAATTTGGGAGACGGATTATTCCCCTTAAAAAAGTATCAGGATGATGGCGGAAAATGGAGTATAGGTACCGATAGCCATATTGGCCTCAATCCTTTTGAAGAACTTAGAATACTGGATTACGGACAGCGTTTAACCACACATAAAAGAAATTCTTTCTTCTCTGAAAAAGAAAATGACAGTGGTACTTATGCATTGGAAATGGCAACATTAACCGGACGAAAGGCTATGAATAATTTTACTACGGAATATTTTAAAACAGGAGAACCTTTTAATGCCTGTATAATTGATGCTGACTCTCCTTTAGTTTCAGCCTCAACTTTAAAAAATTTAAATTCTACCCTGGTATATACGGCTGATTCCGGGATGTTACTCGGCACCATATCGCAGGGAAAAATGATGGTGGAAAACAATATTCATCAATATAAAGACAGCATCCGAAAAAAATTTACTGAGGCTATAAAATCATTAAACAGCCGGTAA